A region of the Silene latifolia isolate original U9 population chromosome 9, ASM4854445v1, whole genome shotgun sequence genome:
ttaaggggggaagactgtaataccccgtattttatattgtttatcgAGTCGAGTAATTGTCTGGTCGTATTGATATCTTAGAATCGGGTTGTTCGTAAGCTTGTCAAGACGGTTTAACTGAATGAGATCACGTAACTAATTCTTTTACCAACAACGCGGACCCAtaacatttacccacttacccaatcacgcttacccatgacccatttaccatctaacctaaaatttaacctaattctaccctaacatcctaaaccctactccctcaaccGCCTACCCCTTTTCAACGGCCCATATCTCAgccttcacgcaattcgagaaagagagagagagagcgtgggcattgacggcgcagcagggaagagcttagggtggttgtcgacgtggTGAGGCGGCcctggtggtggttgtcgtgacggtttaggtaagcagtcatcattcctttttctcttttgttggttgtcaggttgtggttgttgtctcggTGTGTCGCAGGGAGGTaataagggtggttggtgtcggggtaatggtGTTGGGTGGTCTGAGTCGCTCCTATTGGTGGCGGTCAAGTGGgttttgggtggtggtggtggttgtgaaaGGCGGTAGCGACAGGGGTAGCCAAAACGGGTTTTGGGTTACGGTTTCAGACGGGTTTAGGTGGGTAGttttggggtggtgccaccgtggactagggggaggtcgaaacggtggcgcTATGGTGTCTGTGTACGTGGCTATACGGGGAGCAGAGTGGTGGTGATAGGGTGGAGTCTTTGTTGACAACGGCGGTGGGCGTGGGGTTGTGTTGCGGGGGTCTCTTGTGGTGGCAACCATGGGAGGTGGAGTGAACCGGGGGGGAGTTCGTGGCCACGATCGACTCACCGGCGGGAGTCGCCCCGGTGAGGGTGTTGGTGGGTGCTCAGGTCAGACCCGGTGTCTGACCTGGCGGCTGTCACGGTGGTAGGGGGCGCGTGGGAGTTCGGGAAACGGGTTGGAAGTCGTGGGTTTGGGCGTGTTTTAGTCGGCTTTGAttcgtttctttattgtttaaattatcgtatttcgtagttaatttaaattcCCGAATCATTtaaatgatttatttaatttaagttcccgagtcttttaaaataattagagacggattttgagtcgggtttgttaaaagggaagagttactatatcgggaaagtttccattttaagaaattctatttttcagtaacttctattttgggaacgggaatagttaagtaattggttatcatttcattatctttcagagggcgaattattgtggattatcacTGAGCTTCTGACTATTTTTACTGCAgttttgaggtagggaaatacacttgacttaccggtgttaTTAAATTGTGTTGATTTGCTGTGTTTCATATTACCAAGCTGTGATCGTTGACTTGTCCGTGGTTGTGATTtatgttatgtttcatatactggaGTGTGGGTGAATGAACCGTTCGTGTTGAGCATGTTATCTcattattttgatagctggcatgatttcattcattgatatacatattatattgcattgattactgttgagcattgcatatgcattggagttagaggatggtgtggtggtgacgatgatgagatacgatgtgatgttgtgataaggcctaagctggttctgcaggacctgcccttgtgtcctcagctgcgagctggcagatcgactacggtcgatatatatagtctaccggggatcggtatggctgggcgttccgggttatgagatatgagatatgagttgaggtggagatggaggtgacggaggagcatgcatatcatactttgttgtttcgttgtattccctactcaacctcgtggttgaccctgtgtattcgtgaacacctgtgatgacccaaatattggcgagcagacttgacaggtttaagagataggacgggagctggatgggcgtgagacactggatcggaagacttagtagctagatcactatttagaagactttcacttttattcatgttaattcttgtaatttgatgtaaatgaagTTTTgttataattaagttaaagtattcatataaattgccttggagtttcatttgttattcactacctcgggaaaccgagtagGTAAcggttcggtttattagggaatgtcttgccaaaggctccttcataaaccggggtgttacactactggccctgcttttgacgaTGCCGCGCAGGTGTTTACCGCGACTATaggctctggtatcttaggtaaccctagtgaaattgctgcccctaaacttatgaagaaattggcagacatttatttcgcgacggttgctactgcctcagagtctgttttctctttgacaccatgccagcttgctttgtggcagtctcagcagggttcccactcatctgattggttgcgtgcggttcctatctcggggttgggtcagactatgaacgagaggacttaccgtagtgtgcttgggtatcgtctgggtgttccgttattcacggtatctaggccatgtcctgcttgctctcgggtttttgctggtgatgtttttggggaccacgctatttcttgtactggtactgtgggcgttcaacatcggcataacctcgtccgtgacattcttgttggagctagtgtcctccacaatagtgcgttaacataataaatctcattaatagaatatcatcagatatttaattatttgatcctcgtcagttgattaacgtaaatcgataacggttggctgactagagtttgacgttattgtcgtgagacggcggtgatcaactgacccctttcggtcacacctaaaggaacgaaccccaattgataactaattaattgtatgagatacaattcatttagtcccttgatttatcaactaagaggttagtcgattagtattagagagatttcgagttgcgaactcgaggagcggcgattattatttaattatgcgataattaaataataagttttgggaaacggttttagttaattaactgttaatttactaaaattgtactaattgattaatgtgattaatattagtacgtaaataatatgtgtagtggtacacgtatatttacggagtgaattggacgaatttattatggaagcatttaaacatgaaacgatgtttaaaatgaaaattacacggatttgtgcgacaaatataaaaaaccaacatggacccgtatatggtcatgtggaccgtgtaaaataagtgcaatgaatgattacttacataatcatttttaccttattttgtatactaccataatatatgtcttatactacattttgcatgtgatgtaagataaaaatataaaacaaaaattgtccactaaagactccttccacccgccacttcctttcccccttacacactccatatatttgttcacttGCTCACACTACCTCTCTTACACAATTCattattttgcatgtgaacaaaacttCCTCCATCTCTCTACAATTATTCTCTAGTATGCATTATTACtaagaatagttagtaatattactagtattattatcaagggcacatattaataagttactagttcttacttattaatattatttgggttgttcttgggtgctacttggaggagactttctagttgaaggttatacaaggaggatcatccacatatatttagctcaagaacaaattagtaaggagaactaatttgtgcccattttaccttataatcaatgtaaggaaattgtttttccttatactttgtttttatgctttcatattagcatgcatgttacatagatcacataaataactatttatgagataaatttattttattagagagtctaatatggatctatgatctttcaagtggtatcagagcataggcttgtaatttgcatgttgattttaagcatttttatgaattatgagataattagtaaaaactcaaaaattgtgttagaagaggttttggcacgaaatttttgggacatgcatacctactgatctcaaaaggtttgtggaatttttggtgatttgtcaagtaattttgctaattttaatgatttttggtagaaaaccgagtcaaaatgtcgcattttagtgaaaaattgactaaaattagttaaatgttgattcggtgcatggcctttttatggtatttcatgcatgttttctactgattgtatgcaaaaggttgaaggttggttcgaatttttttgcatgtttattgattttttgagtaaaaagtcgataaaagtcaaattaattaatcataatttcgaaatttttgattctgcccatgataaatttatgtacatttaataatattatttaaatgtcaaaagtgattttgcatgtgtgttttcactttgttttgatgatttattggttttagtggttaaaaaccgataaatatcgatctttttcttcacaaaatttatccgaaatttttgggcaatttttatgactttttggtgttcttgggagtgttccagaatactaaaattttttgtttcaattgtttgggtaatttttcaattattttggatttttacttaaatattatgatttttccgatttaattagcaaattatcaccaaaccaaactaataatttgtcataaaattagtgaggactaattttgaggttcaaaacagtttggactattagtttggacttaaatgagatttaagagttaattattgatttttacatgttaaaaatcgattaaatccacaaaaccgagatggataccaatgaatgataggtagggcgattttggcatcatatttacagcattttaagcatatttatttaagttgaatgaatgattgtcatttatttaaagtatttatcttttgtacctagtatggcctagttaatttttaatcgttattacccgaaatgaatgggaatatcgatttgtttgtaattaaatacgatctcgtatcgtcggtttgtaattaattaatagttttattcattttattaattaatgtataataggaatagctatgtaattaatttgtaatagttatttttaccggcgtttcaaaagacggattacaacgagacggagtctatttttggaaggtgttccaaatcccacaaggaagagccacttaaggaatgaagaggcaagggaccaaggagttggtttccgaagtgtaatagacTAGTTGTTTATTAActagaaggccatactaggatttaatcatatgcttacatgtttgcttgttttattttcgcgcatgccaaaatcgccattcacatgcattttatttttcgcggttgtcaattcacgtcatttacattcactgaattaattcacttataaggaatttatgactaaattgacaagatctctcacttaactaaaattgagattagccttaccaattagtaacacctatgaatctcttgttcattagagccacgctcgcccaagcggggtgttctctttttaccttgggtaagtagggtggtaagcggttatcacacgccaaaattggttggactcaacgggatataagacggtcttgtgttccggggctagtagataaatttgaggaaatttgtcgaccaagagttctagaggtagaattagtcaacgtgacttaccgaatttacgcaattatgggatgtttcgcccaagcgatgctcatttttgtttaatatttgggtcttggaatcatttatataatttagtgggaggtcattatataaatgctaaaacttgctaaacatgtttttacaagtaatttttaaaacaatgaatgttaattttccctttttgttgtagcattttaattcgcaatggcaacttcatcaactccatcgactacttcactaggcaaagattcatggctaaggtccgtaatggacaaatgtattttaaaagatgacggtagtaactttcttgaatgggaatccaacatcaaaagtgccgcgttgtccgacaatgtgctcacttacttgaccgatgctcctcctattgagcccggtgcaagagcttcatcggcggtgcggaccgcccatgatgactatgtgaggatgttgaatgatatcaagaatgtgttgatatggtcaatatcgccaaacctcaagctatcatgcatttctttaaatgcttacgagatattcactcgtatgatcactatgttttcacaaacacctaaagtccgtcaatacgatgcggcggcacgcttctttgaagctaagcttgagaggggccaaaaggttggtccccatgtccttaaaatggtcgaatatgttgacatcctagagcgtctagggtgtaagattcctaaaactcttgtggtggatcgtatccttcactcactccccaccaagtttgcccactttagggtaaactacaacatgaatggtatggataagagttaccatgaaattcatgcactcctcacccaagcggagagggatatggaggctagtgggagtgaaaaaggagatgttttaaccatgaagttaaagaacatgtctcttggagtcaagaaaggaaaagggaaagaaaagtcccaattcaagaaatcgtcaaagaaaattgacaagggaaaggggaaggccgttgtgaatggcaatcccaaggcaaaaagtgtcaagctctccgaggccgaatgtttccattgtaatgggaaggggcattataggaggagttgtcccaaatacttggaggatctcaaggaagggcgtgtgacgcctattggtatgatttcctctctctatgtgatagacgttaattatgcttgtacttccacttgggtacttgataccggatgtggctctcacctttgtaaccatttggagggtataagggacgtgcaagcactagcaaaaggtgatgtggatctccgcatgggcaatggagctagagtagccgccgttgtcgtagggacctatgtgctcactttagctagtggtttagagttgtatttaaataagtgttattttgtaccaactttaactaagaacatcatctccatttccgcgttagacgcggaaggcttttgttttatgattaaggacaagtgttgtactttttctttaaatgatgtggtttatggcaaggccatttcaattggaggcatttatgttttaaatgatgttaatgacgtttatcata
Encoded here:
- the LOC141598370 gene encoding uncharacterized protein LOC141598370; this encodes MATSSTPSTTSLGKDSWLRSVMDKCILKDDGSNFLEWESNIKSAALSDNVLTYLTDAPPIEPGARASSAVRTAHDDYVRMLNDIKNVLIWSISPNLKLSCISLNAYEIFTRMITMFSQTPKVRQYDAAARFFEAKLERGQKVGPHVLKMVEYVDILERLGCKIPKTLVVDRILHSLPTKFAHFRVNYNMNGMDKSYHEIHALLTQAERDMEASGSEKGDVLTMKLKNMSLGVKKGKGKEKSQFKKSSKKIDKGKGKAVVNGNPKAKSVKLSEAECFHCNGKGHYRRSCPKYLEDLKEGRVTPIGYKGRASTSKR